A genomic region of Oncorhynchus mykiss isolate Arlee chromosome 2, USDA_OmykA_1.1, whole genome shotgun sequence contains the following coding sequences:
- the si:ch211-79k12.2 gene encoding zinc finger protein 251, which yields MDKDKFAVSHDPCSWLEMHQFIGDLMVSGGALGLKDAPPAGPGSAPGSAQPRQVQVQAESIREAREISGQAQHHTCTCPGCPYSSSFSSFQTIKPRGTVSSQPEPSSTYSPELSQPHSQDKETSTHSPSPAPTTSTNQGTSSPSPLPQIPTFPCFCCRRGFQTCTQLLHHQQGAADFPFSQTHTHYHHHCPLTTCLPHHHSHHGLSPGTFPCLSCQHSFPSCSQLLHHQQGHKPPQNHVGGVTTVSPTLHPCMHCPASFPRPSQLLQHQRTQHAHKAGGFLCTECGRAFNSHSNLRIHLNVHTGARPYSCPDCGKSFSQSGALKIHRRIHTGERPYACTYCGRGFPHLAGVRAHQRTHTGEKPYRCTQCGKCFTQSGALKIHTRIHTGERPFVCSLCGKGFSNRSGIRFHQRTVHGMVSDMGGGGGAGGSHRGRLSLGSSAAVGRPSANPNRIRNSPHTDVCSSITPAPTKILSPGSLLAPPGSGLTITSDKEPQFQSSGVKIPSGRAEPDSSREGRAQLYTCEDCGLCFGDAPSRNRHQTLEHYSTEGVEEDDLGDTEGEG from the exons CCCAGGCTCAGCCCCAGGCTCAGCCCAGCCCAGACAGGTCCAGGTCCAGGCAGAGAGCATTAGAGAGGCCAGAGAAATCAGTGGACAAG CTCAGCACCATACCTGCACTTGCCCTGGCTGCCCATACTCTTCCTCATTTTCCTCCTTCCAGACCATAAAGCCCAGAGGCACTGTGTCCTCACAGCCCGAGCCCAGCAGCACCTACAGCCCAGAGCTCAGTCAGCCCCATAGTCAGGACAAGGAGACCAGCACCCATAGCCCCAGCCCAGCccctaccacttccactaaccAGGGTACTTCTTCACCAAGCCCCCTGCCTCAAATTCCCACCTTCCCTTGTTTCTGCTGCCGCCGGGGCTTCCAGACCTGCACCCAGCTACTGCACCACCAACAGGGGGCAGCAGACTTTCCCTTCTCCCAGACGCacacccactaccaccaccactgccCACTTACCACCTgcctgccccaccaccactccCACCATGGCCTGTCCCCTGGCACCTTCCCCTGCCTGTCCTGCCAGCATTCCTTCCCCTCCTGCTCCCAGCTCCTCCACCACCAGCAGGGCCACAAACCCCCCCAGAACCATGTTGGAGGGGTGACCACAGTGTCCCCCACCCTACACCCATGCATGCACTGTCCAGCCTCCTTCCCCCGACCCTCTCAGCTGCTACAGCACCAGCGCACCCAGCACGCTCACAAGGCTGGTGGCTTCCTGTGCACTGAGTGCGGGCGCGCCTTCAACTCCCACTCCAACCTCCGCATCCACCTCAACGTACACACCGGCGCCCGACCCTACTCATGCCCTGACTGCGGCAAGAGTTTCAGCCAGTCGGGAGCATTGAAGATCCACCGTCGCATCCACACTGGGGAGAGACCCTATGCCTGCACCTACTGTGGGAGGGGCTTCCCCCACCTGGCCGGGGTCCGGGCCCACCAAAGGACCCACACAGGTGAGAAGCCCTACCGCTGCACCCAGTGTGGGAAGTGCTTCACCCAGTCGGGGGCACTGAAGATCCACACAAGGATCCACACCGGGGAACGGCCGTTTGTGTGCAGCCTCTGTGGGAAGGGCTTCTCCAACCGCTCCGGCATCCGCTTCCACCAGCGCACTGTCCATGGGATGGTGTCGGATatgggagggggtggaggagccGGTGGGTCCCATAGGGGGAGACTGAGTCTAGGCAGCTCAGCTGCTGTGGGACGCCCCAGTGCCAATCCAAACAGGATACGCAACAGCCCCCATACTGACGTGTGCTCTAGCATTACTCCTGCCCCGACCAAAATCCTTTCCCCTGGGTCTCTCCTTGCTCCTCCAGGGTCAGGTCTGACTATAACCTCAGACAAAGAGCCCCAGTTCCAGTCTAGCGGTGTGAAGATCCCCTCCGGAAGAGCAGAACCAGACAGTAGCAGGGAAGGGAGGGCTCAGCTGTACACCTGTGAGGACTGTGGGCTGTGTTTTGGGGACGCTCCCTCCAGAAACAGACACCAAACTCTGGAGCACTACTCCACAgaaggggtagaggaggatgaCCTGGGGGACACTgagggggaggggtga